In Ornithodoros turicata isolate Travis chromosome 1, ASM3712646v1, whole genome shotgun sequence, the DNA window AAAGTTGGGTGAACGGCGCAGCACGAGGTGAGGGCCTGTGTAGGGCGGTTGCAGGGGCTTCCGTACAGCGTCACAGCGCACAAAGACGTGTGTGCAGGAGGCGAGGTCGGGATGCTGGAAGGCCGAGGACACACGCGAGGGCCGAgatgttgctggacgaagggcGGCCATAGTATGGCGGAGCCGCGAAACGTAGTCAGCTGGTGAGAGAGCAGTGCTGCCTGGCAACGGGCAAATGAGATCTCCGGGGAGGCGTAGGGACGTGCCGTATACCAGCTCGGCGACGGTGCAGCCTATGTCAGGTTTGAAGGTGGAACGGATCCCCAGGAGCGCGAGCGGTATGACTTCTGGCCAGGGTGTTTCGGGAGCAGCCCGGAGGGCAACCTTGAGCTGTCGGTGGAAGCGCTCCACGAGGCCGTTTGACGCCGGGTGGTAGGCAGTCGTTCGAATCCGCTTgcagcccatagtgttgacgagtctagagaagagggcggactcgaactggggacctcggtctgacgtgatgatagacggtacaccgaagcgcgacacccaggtgttcaagagggcggctgcaactgtggatgcagtggcgtcgggtaccggtacagcctcgggccaacgggtgaagcggtcaatgatggtgaagatgtaacgatagccggatgatattgggagtggtcccaccaagtcgatgtggatgtGAGCGAAGCGGCTGTCTGGCGCGGGAAACTGACAAGGATGGAGGCGGGTGTGCCTGTGAACCTTAGTCCGCTGACACGGAAGGCAGGCTTGAACCCGAAAAGTTCCGCGTGGCAAAGGCAGAATTTGACCACATGCTTGAACTTGGTATCATCAGGCCATCATCCAGTACGTGGGCTTCgccgctgcacatggtgccaaagaagaccggggactggcgcccgtgcggcgactatcgcgcattgaacaaagcaaccatccccgaccgctatcccatcccgcacatcttggacttctcagctcatctggaaggcgccaccacgttctcgaaaatagatctcgtccgcgcttaccatcagattcctatggcagaggaggatataccaaaaaccgccattacgaccCCATTTGGCCTGTTTGAGTTCCTTCGAATGCCCTTTGGCTTGCGGAACGCTGCCCAGACTTTTCAGAGGTTCATCGACAACATCATTCGCGGATTACCATTTGTCTACGCCTACATGGATGACCTCCTCGTCGCAAGCCGCTCCCCAACAGAGCACGAACATCATCTTCGGGCACTCTTTACCCGCTTACAACAGAGCGGCATCATTATCAACGCCGCTAAGAGCGAATTCGGAGTCGGAGAACTCGACTTCCTTGGCCACCATGTCAACAGCCAGGGCATCATGCCTTTACCATCCCGAGCCGCTGCCATTCAAGACTTCCCGCAGCCCGTTTCCGTGACCAACCTACGACAATTCTTGGGGCTGGTGAATTTTTATAGGCGCTTTGTGCCATCATGCGCAGCCAAACTGAGTCCTCTCGAGGCTCTGCTCTGCACCAAGCGCTCGAAACACTCTGTGCTGGTTTGGACCCCTGAAGCGGCAGCTGCCTTCCAGGCAATCAAACAGGCAATCGCTTCGTCGTCCCTTTTATTCCATCCTCAACACGACGCCCCAACGTCCATCATGGTCGATGCCTCCAGCACAGCTGTCGGCGCCGTCCTCCAACAACGTATCTCTGGCGCTTGGCGCCCTCTAGCATTCTTTTCACGCAAGATGAAGCCCCAGGAGACTCGCTACAGTGCCTTCGGTCGCGAGCTCCTGGCCATATATCTCACCGTCAAGCACTTTCGCCATTTCTTGGAGGGCCGACAATTCACTGTATTCACCGATCATAAGCCCCTCGTCTACGCATTTTCTTCATGCAGCACAAGCTACACCCCTCGTGAGACCCGCCACCTCGCATTCATCTCGGAGTTCACCACAGACGTTCAGCACATCAGTGGTGCAGATAATGTggtggcggacgctctcagtcgcgTCAACTTCATTGGGACAACCTGTCAGTCTTCGCTCCTCGACGCACTGGCCCAGGCCCAATCATCCGATCAAGAACTCTCATCTTTCAGAAGTGACCCGTCGTCTTCCTTAACCATAGAGGATGTCGACCTGCCAGGCGCTACACATCCTGTCGCGTGCGACACGTCACAAGGTCGACCCCGCCCATTTGTTCCGGCGGCACTTCGACGAGAAGTCTTCTCGACCTATCATTCATTGTCCCATCCTGGCATACGCGCAACACAAGAACTCATTTCTCGGCGCTACGTCTGGCCCTTCATGAACAAGGACATTAAGCACTGGGTTCAAGCCTGCATTCCGTGTCAGCGGACTAAGGTTCACAGGCACACCCGCCGCCATCCTTCTCAGTTTCCCGCGCCAGACAGCCGCTTCGCGCacatccacatcgacttggtgggaccactcccaatatcatccggctatcgttac includes these proteins:
- the LOC135394879 gene encoding uncharacterized protein LOC135394879, with product MGCKRIRTTAYHPASNGLVERFHRQLKVALRAAPETPWPEVIPLALLGIRSTFKPDIGCTVAELVYGTSLRLPGDLICPLPGSTALSPADYVSRLRHTMAALRPATSRPSRVSSAFQHPDLASCTHVFVRCDAVRKPLQPPYTGPHLVLRRSPNFYTIQLNGREDTVALERLKPAYVDAVPPLPPSFSVELLYDSPSTASCPLTTPTTLPPPSPPRLSTRLRPPRQVTWAPKLVSIRQLPALG